A genomic stretch from Triplophysa dalaica isolate WHDGS20190420 chromosome 4, ASM1584641v1, whole genome shotgun sequence includes:
- the ctdnep1a gene encoding CTD nuclear envelope phosphatase 1A gives MLKTRQCLLGIRNFLGVTSRIWSFFLYILRKHLRTIIQYQTVRYDTLPLSPVSRNRLNSVKRKILVLDLDETLIHSHHDGVLRPTVRPGTPPDFILKVVIDKHPVRFFVHKRPHVDFFLEVVSQWYELVVFTASMEIYGSAVADKLDNNRGVLKRRYYRQHCTLDLGSYIKDLSVVHNDLSSIVILDNSPGAYRGHPDNAIPIKSWFSDPSDTALLNLLPMLDALRFTSDVRSVLSRNLHQHRLW, from the exons ATGTTGAAAACGCGTCAATGTTTACTCGGGATTCGCAACTTCCTTGGAGTGACATCTAGGATATGGagtttctttttatatatactcAGAAAGCATCTACGAACG ATAATCCAGTACCAAACAGTGCGTTATGACACATTACCTCTTTCTCCTGTTTCCAGAAACAGACTCA ATTCAGTGAAGAGAAAAATCTTAGTCCTGGATCTGGATGAGACTTTGATTCACTCTCACCATGATGGTGTCCTTAGACCTACAGTGAGGCCTGGAACACCACCAGACTTTATCCTGAAG GTGGTAATTGACAAACACCCGGTCAGGTTTTTTGTCCATAAAAGGCCACACGTCGATTTCTTTTTAGAAGTG GTTAGCCAATGGTATGAGTTGGTGGTGTTTACAGCTAGTATGGAGATTTATGGATCAGCTGTAGCAGATAAGCTTGATAACAACAGGGGGGTCCTAAAAAGAAGATACTACAGACAG cattgcACTTTGGATCTAGGGAGCTACATAAAAGATCTTTCTGTAGTACACAATGATCTCTCCAGTATAGTTATTCTAGACAACTCGCCAGGAGCTTATCGAGGTCATCCAG ACAATGCAATTCCCATAAAGTCGTGGTTCAGTGACCCAAGCGACACTGCTCTTCTTAACCTGCTCCCAATGTTGGATGCATTGAG GTTTACCTCAGATGTTCGCTCCGTCCTCAGTCGAAATCTCCACCAGCACCGGCTCTGGTGA